From Platichthys flesus chromosome 7, fPlaFle2.1, whole genome shotgun sequence:
CAGTGTCTGACTGCGGCCCCGCCCACGTCGGTGACCCTCTGACGCAGGAAGCTGCCCTCTGTGTCGATGAAGACCACCTGACCTCCGACCCCCCCGAAACACTGAGGCACCTGGACGTCCACCGCCAGCTGCAGACTGATCACCACAGGGGTCACATGATCAACGACATCATCAACCGTTTGTCAATAAAAACAGatcaagtttgtgtgtgtgtgtgtgtgtgtctgtgtgtgtgtcggaccACAGTTGTGTTTTCCCGGTTCCTGGCGTTCCACAGATTTCCGTTGTTTTCCCGACAGGAACTCCGCCGCTGAGCGCCGCGTCCAGTCGAGAGGAGAAGGTCACGATGCTCCTCGTCTCCGCCTCCTTCTGCAGGAGCTCCAGAGCAGTGAGAGAGACTGacgcccccccacctccactcCTCACAGCCTGCAGCACCTCCAGCGCCTCCTGCTGGGACAGACCAGCCTCTGCAACATGTCAAACGAGCAGTGATCCACCTGTAGTGCATTAAAGAAGCTGTGAAGTAGAACCTGTGATCTCTCACCTTGGCTGAGCTGTGGTGGGTGAAGGTGcagaaggtcagaggtgaaCTGGAAACCAGCAGAGACAAGTTTCACCTTCACGTTAAGACTTAAACGTAAACTGGAAACTGAGCGAagcatcttcttcttctttactgGTGGTTATCTTTTGAGGTGCAtcagcgccacctactggagGTTTGGGTCTGTGGAAATACATTAAGAAATACTAAATCCTCATTAATccagtttcttttaaaaactcGAACTTTATGTTTCCCTTCCTCAATTCTGAACACATGCACCAGATGCATGTGTTGTCTGAGTGGTGTCTGTGCTCTGCTGTGGGAGGACTGGAACCAGTGAGTCTGAACCTGTTTAGTCTGGTTTTGCTCTGTCCACTGTAATGTCAGTGTCAGGTGTTCATACTGGGATCTGCTGTTCTTTCCTTTACATTTAGATTGAACTGTGGGACGCTTCTGTGGCTCCTTGAAACCATCATGTCCCACAGAGGGTTGctctggtcctggtcctggtcctggtcctggtcctggtcctccGGTCTCTGGCTCCTCAGACACTTTCAAACATCTCATCACGTGTTCATTCAGCTCTGTATCAAATACAAACCCTCAGAAAGTGTTtacctgctcttcttcttcttcctcttcttcacaacATGCCGCCATGAATcgtacatgcacacacttccCGGGTGAAGATTTCAAAGTAAGAGTTTGATTTCGCTTTAACAAGTCGGAGACCATCCGTCACATGTCTCTGCGAATCaaagttttaatttgatgaCTTTATTTCATTCGatttaatgaattaaataaaaaatactgagaAGAGCCCTCTAAGTCCCGGAGCTCCGGTAGAGGAACCCAGCTTCAGGAACACATGCGGTGCGAGGGAGATTTctacaaaaatatttatataaaacatacatacacTTATTTCTACACATCTTCCAATAACCAATTCATATTTGTTTGCTGGAAAATGTACAGGAAATGAAAACGTCCAGTCTTTCAATTCGGGTCTCAAGGTCTTATTTTGAAGAAAGAACCGGAACTGTAAATCAGCTGGGTTTCCTTGTGAAGCTATGTGACGTCATTTCCGCGCGACGGAGCCGTCGCTCGTTGTGTTTTTCACGTGTAGCAGCAAAGAAAAGgtgagtttttgtttttattctgttatttaatAAGAAACAAACTGAAGACGAGTTTTaatgtgaaggaggaggagccggaAGTGAAGACGTGATCAGTAGAGATGATCAGTGATGATCGATAGTGATTATTATTAGTGATGAGCAGCCCAGTTATTGGTGGTGGTACATTTACTTCTCTACTGTACTTTCATGTGTCTGTACTTTACTTCAGTATATTTACAGTCACTCAGCCATAATGATGTAGTAGACTGCTGCATTAGGAAATATGATACACAAGTACTTTTAGTTATAAATCTATTACTATTAAAAGCTAGTACTTATATCTACTCAAGATAAATTGGtacttttaaagtatttaagtAAAACATTTACTAACTCACTTCCACCAGTGGTTATTGAGTCTATACATGGGTTAATGTGTCGCTTCACAACATTAGATGTGTACACTGCTGGAAAAGATGAGGCAGCATCTACCTGATATGAATCTATAGAAGCAAgtaaaactattttttaaaATTAGatctataaaagtaaaatatctgtataaatacaaaccatctACCATATTTACaattcctcctgtttccttATTGAGTTTCTGCTTCATTCCAATTTGCTTAATTCACTGTTTGAGACTTGACCTGTGGAAAAGGTTGTTGTGATATCGATTGTTTATGATGTGAAGTGAAATGTTCTTGTTATTCATTTGTtagtaacaaacaaacaaagcacgAACAACAATAAACCATAAAATCCAGAGCACAGCAATCTGTCATCAGTTAATCTTACTGTTTCTACagatggagaaaagagaggaggaggagaggaagactaCAGATGctcaagaggaagaagaggaggaagaggggaaaatGACAACAgctcaagaggaggaagaggagggagaggaggaagaggggaagatGACAACAGctcaagaggaagaggaggaagaggaggaagatgagggagaggaggaagaggagaagatgacaacggaggaagaagaggaagaggggaagatGACTACAGCTCAgggagctgaggatgaggaggaggaggaggaagaggggggaggaCCAGCTGTTGAAGATGCTGctgtgatgaagaagaagatgaaattCAAAGATTCTAAGTTTGTTCCAGGAATCGTTTACATAGGTCACATTCCTCCGAAGCTCCGCCCCAAACACCTGAGGAACATGTTGTCTGTGCACGGAGAGATCGGACGAGTGTTCCTGCAACCTGAAGGTaatgtacaagtacacacacacgtttacaaaccagtacaagtacacacacaggtacactcAAAAGTACAAATGCACACATAACCACAGTGATGGTATTAATCGCTGACCAGCGACATGTTGATCCGTCAGATCTTCAGGtcagaaggaggaagaagaagtccGGCTTGAGAAGGTGTGACTTCACTGAGGGATGGGTGGAGTTCAGGGATAAACGAATGGCGAAGCGAGTGGCGGCGTCTCTACACAACACGCAGATGGGAAACAGGAAACGCCATCGCTTCTCTGCCGACCTCTGGAGCATCAAGGTAACGTCTCTGACATCCTCTGGTGACAGCTGTGTCTGAGTTCAGCGTCCTTCGTAGGATCAGGTCCACTCAGGTGATGGCAGCTGCTACCAGACAAGAGGGTGTGGTTCACAGAAAAAATCGAAAAAAGTTTGTCACTGAAGCTCAATGAATCACATTAAATTACAAATCCTTAAGCCCACGCTTTTTATCCAAACGATTTACAGTGAGCATCCGTCAGGGGCCATTTTTTTCAGCCTCAGCCGCCCATGAATCATGGAATATGTTTTGCTGGGAAGGTTCCTCAACTGGTGGAGCCTCTGTTGCTCGGTGGGGGGGGACTAGTGTGTCTGAGCCTTCGAACTTGTTCAAGCTTCCTGATCAGCTGTGACGTAAATGTTAATATGGCTTCTGAAGGacctgtctctctatctgtctgttgacctgtctctctacctgtctgtctgttgacctgtatctctacctgtctgttgacctgtctctctacctgtctgttgacctgtctctctacctgtctgtctgttgacctgtctctctacctgtctgtctgttgacctgtctctctacctggctgttgacctgtctctctacctgtctgtctgttgacctgtctctctacctgtctgtctgttgacctgtctctctacctggctgttgacctgtctctctgcaggtctGTCTTTTGacctgtctctctacctgtctctctacctgtctgttgacctgtctctctacctgtctgtctgttgacctgtctctctacctgtctgtctgttgacctgtctctctacctgtctgtctgttgacctgtctctctacctgtctgttgacctgtctctctacctgtctgcaGTACCTGCACCGGTTCCAGTGGACTCACCTGAGCGAGCAGCTGGCCTATCAGAGGATagttcagcagcagagactcAGGACTGAAGTTTCTCAGGcgaagaaagaaacaaacttcTACCTGAACAACGTGGAGATGAGTTCTAAcctggacaaagacaggaagaagagacgaAGAGACGGAGGACAGGTAAACTCTAAACCAGTTGGTCACTGGTCAGGTCATCATCTCACCTGTAATATAACATGTATTTGTTGTCCTCAGGCCGAGGACAAGACGTGGGACTTCACTCagcgacagacagaggaggagatccagatgaagaagaacaaaaagaaagactCCATTTCCCAGAAGCACCTTGACAAGGCCCGCTCCATTCAGCAGAAGAGCCAATCAAATGTCTCCCTGTTGACCAAGATTTTCAACTCCAACCAATCAAAGTGAGAGACGGCTGATTTCCACAGAGACAGTAAACAAACTGATGAACTTCACCAGCCAATCTGAGCTCAGTCTGAGTTGAGGGGTGGCGCCATTGGAGCAGCCTGCTGACCTGATTGGTTGATTCTTATGCAGAAGCTGCTAACGAGCTCATTAGAGCCAAtgacctgtttttattttatcaataaaaaattaaataaattctctgtctctctggacCACTTGTCTGTCTAATaggagtgatgacatcacactgaAAGCTCCACTCGGGATTTTACTTTAATAAACTGATCTGATGTgatattaaagattaaagtgtCAATTTATTAATATCTAATCAGTATGAAGAGAAACATGTAAACATTTGGATTTCAGTGAATTTCTATGTAGATTATAGTTAACGCTTAAAACCTCACATTTACAGTTataaagttatttattaaaaccTCAAATAAACTAACAGTTACTCTGACGTCATTAaacgtttgtttgttgtttattcgTCTTCGTTTACCTGTTCCGTGtgttatttgtgtaaataaataatttaaagtaaataaagcCGCGGTGGGGGCAGGTGCCGGGGGACGCCGTGCAATTACGTCAGTGGGTGGGCGtgtccttcagcagcagcaacatggcgGCAGATTACTGGGAGTCACGGAGACCCGGGACATATTCAGATTGAACCGAGCCACAGATAACCCGGGACACTCCGGGACAGACCGGTGAGTAACGGTTCCTGTCGAGTCCCCGGTCCAGCGCTTCACTACCGAGCCGCAGAGCCGTTAGCGGAGCCACAGCTCCAGAGATTAACCTCTGCCTGCTATTTATATCACTCCCTGCAGCAAATAGACGGGTCCTGACTGCATACACTGATAGAGGTACTCGTGGAATGGAAATATTCTGATCATCGACATGACCACTGAACATAGACAGTACCACAGAGACAACACTGAACATAGACAGTACCACAGAACATACAGTGTATCACAGTAACAACACTGAGCATAGACAGTACCACAAAGACAACACTGAACATAGACAGTACCACAGAGACAACACTGAACATAGACAGTACCACAGAGACAACACTGAACATAGACAGTACCACAGAACATACAGTTTATCACAGTAACAACACTGAACATAGCCAGTACCCTAGAGAACCAGAAGGAGAATGTAAAACACTGTCTGTTAGTTGTGACagatctgttttcattttgacagaTCAGATGCTGAGCTTCTTCCAgagttcatttcctgtttttaccTGTGTAGGTGTGGTCTCCAGGCTGGCTTCCCCGCCCCCCCTAGAGTCACgcccccccctgcctccccgcccccccctcatggagaggatgaggaagatcaAACGGCAGCTGTCACTCACcctgaggaggggaggggccgCAGGAGGGGAAAGGACGTTGAGTGACACTATCaaccaggaagtgacatcacacagTGACTCAGGTAACACACACCTCGGTGTACGCAGGGGACTACTACATGCTCCATGTGTTCCGTTAGCTGCTCGCTTGAGgactgacatttaaaaataaattcttctGGGGTTTTCGTTTCACTTTTTGCTGAAATCAGGTTTTGAAAAACAGATGGGGAAGCCCACGATGCAGCAACTGTCACGTTTCATCGATACTGTGAtgagaagagaaacaagacGCCTCACCCGTTAGAGATTTGTCATCAAATAACTACAACTGAGTTAGAATACAAAGTATTTTCCTAAGAAAATGAAGAGTGAGCCGTCTCCTTCTCATCTCTGCTTCATGAGTGACAgctgttagtttgttagttagcatTTAAAGAGTTGGCGGTCGGAGCACCTTTTATATATCTTTAATTTTTAGtcaataacatatttaataatattgttttacTCTCTTCCCCCACACAGAGGTGTGTCTTCGTTCTTCTTCTGCTGTCCTGAAGGTTCGGGGTTCTGCCTCGTCCTCTTCTTCAGTTCAGTCTCTGCTTCAGTCCTACAGCAGCTCGCTGAGGAAACCTCGAGGCCTCGGACGAAGCCTGAGCTCCTACCTGAACCACACCAACAGACTGGGTGAGAGTTGgtactaactaactaactaactagctaTTAgctaactaaccaaccaaccagctaCTTAACCACTCtactaacaaacaaactaatgaaCCGAGGTTTCCAGTTtcaattaatttgattaatttaactCAATGAAATGTGTGAATCTAAACATTCACTGCTGTCAGGGGCAGATTGTGGTCTAGTGTGTTGTCCCAGGACACGTCAGCACGATGAATGGAGGAGCTGGGCCTCAAActaccgaccttctggttagtggacgaccagCTCTACCCACTGACaccaccctgtgtgtgtttattcagagATCGTCCATGAGGATATGAAGATGAGTTCAGATGGAGAAAGTGATGCAGCTTCTTCAGACGATGTAAAGACAAGTCCAGTTCCAGTGAGACTGAGGACCAAGAAGATCTCTActgaggtaacacacacacacacacacacacacacagacacacacacacaccctcaggtCTATGCTAAAAGTGTTTCTCACAAACTTATAAGtaaaggaacacacacattcatatatctTTGTTGAACAGCGTCTGATAACCcgtctttgtgtttcaggacATTAATAAACGTTTGTCTTTACCGGCTGACATTCGTCTTCCAGACGACTACCTGGAGAAGTTTAATGTGATTGGTCCAGCTCTGTttgagcagccaatcagcaggcGACTCCGCCGAGTGTCTCTGGTATGCTTTAGTTCTTCTATCAAACCTGTTCAGCCCTTAAACCAGTAACCTGTGTCGTGGGAATTTTGTATGTAATTACCTGTCGAGGAAATAAACCATCAGACTCAGTGATCAATTCAATGATCTCAAAGTATTTAATTAATGGTCAACAAACAATTTACAGAGAATAGATTTGAACACAGACAGTGTTACTGAGCAAACACTTGGCCCAGCAGGACAGAATCTCCAACACCACTGCAGGTATCAAGATTCTGACAACGGGTGACAGGAGATGTGCCAGCTTTATGCACAGCTCAAGGGTTCACGTCATCCTTCGATATCATGCAGGCAGGACGTGTCCAGTGGTCCGACTTTGTCAGCGAAGGGGTAGAtgcccccccccgtctcctgaGTGTATAGACATtgagcaaaacatcaaataGTCACAAGGGCATTTAGGCTCAAAGTAACTAACATTTCCTGATATCAGGCAGATGCAAACATTTAGTGGAATTTATATAATGATGTTTCATCAGGTCAATCCAACTGAACATTGAGCATAGCTGTCAGCACAGGAGGATCTGTTACATTTCAGGGATCACAGTTAGATTCAGTAATTTCCATGACAACCTGTTTTTATCTGGTTTATATATTGTCtctctctgtacctgtctgtgtttgtatctgtctctctgtgtgtccacaGTCAGAGATTGGTTTTGGGAAACTGGAGACCTAcatcaaactggacaaactgggAGAGGTGAGGACGTAATGTGTTTGTAGAACAACTGATTACGACTCAAAGCATTCTCtatctacctgtctgtctctctgtgtgtctcacctgtctgtctctatctgtctgtgtgtagggGACGTATGCTTCAGTGTATAAAGGTCGTAGTAAACTGACTGACAACCTTGTGGCTCTGAAAGAAATCCGACTGGAACATGAAGAAGGAGCTCCGTGTACGGCCATCAGAGAAGGTACACCATCAATACTGCAGTATCAAGACTACAGTACTATCCATAACACATCAATAGTACTACAGTGCAATAATATTATCAATAACACTGCATTATCAATTCAACAGACAGGGACACAAATTCACTGTGTGTATTaatagtgtgtgttttctctcccagTTTCTCTGTTGAAGGATTTGAAACACGCCAACATCGTCACGCTTCACGACATCATTCACACGCAGAAATCCCTCACACTGGTGTTCGAGTACctggtgagagacacacacacacacacacacacacacacacacacacacacacacacacacacacacacacacactgtatgttaATGAGTCTGATgtgtatctgttgtgtgtttcaggacaAAGATTTGAAACAGTACCTGGACGACTGTGGAAACATGATCCATGCTCACAACTTCAAAGTGAGAGAacttttttatatacatatgtttttaatgtttataatatatatatatatactgtactttttttttacatttacatatagACAGAGTTGTGAGTTCAATAGAATCTGAACTAGTTAACATTAAGTTAGTTAGTTGAATTAGAGCTGCAGGTCTGAATCACCtgaacataaaatacaaacactgaCAGGAAGTTGTTTATTAACCGGTGGAATTCATGGAGCTcgtgttagcattagcatgaGCTCTACAGTTCGTCACTGAAgcgcaatgaatcatgggatatgttGGATCCACGGTGCGACACAATCGGTCTATGAAGGATGCGGCTCTGAAATATGACTCAGCTTATATCCTcctcaaataaatacatattaagaTCAACTGTAGAGGACAAAGTTTTGTGAATCAGAACTTTACCGTCATTCTTTGTCCTACTTTTACTGCAGGTTATATTCTGTGGTGGTTTAGTTTAGATTACTCAGGTTTAGTTTCAGTCAGTCAGAGTTTGTTTAGTTGACTCATGGTTAGTTTAGTTGACTCATGGTTAGTTTAGTTGACTCATGGTTACTTTAGTTGACTCATGGTTAGTTTAGTTGACTCAGGGTTAGTTTAGTTGACTCATGGTTAGTTTAGATGACTCATGGTTAGTTTAGTTGACTCATGGTTAGTTTAGATGACTCATGGTTAGTTTAGATGACTCATGGTTAGTTTAGTTGACTCATGGTTAGTTTAGTTGACTCATGGTTAGTTTAGTTGACTCATGGTTATGGTTTACTCACTTCCCTTCTTTTCgcagctcttcctctttcagTTACTTCGAGGTTTGTCGTACTGCCACAAAAGAAAAGTTCTTCATCGAGATCTGAAACCTCAGAATCTGCTCATCAATGAGCGAGGAGAACTCAAACTGGCCGACTTTGGTGAGTGACAAGCAACAGACAAAACATACTGACACTCACATacaacagacacactaacaACTAATATGAATCACACActtgtaaagtgtgtgtgtcaggtttatgataatgataatatttatatatgaatatgttgaTAACGTTTTGATTGATCTGTTCACTTCAGGTTTAGCTCGAGCGAAGTCGATTCCTACAAAGACGTATTCTAACGAGGTGGTGACTCTGTGGTACAGACCTCCGGACATCTTACTGGGCAGCACCGACTACTCTACTCACATCGACATGTGGTCAGTACTGCATCACTATATATACTTATACTTATATACACAAGTATTTTCACGAACACACTGACAGCGCTGctcacctctctctcaccccctcctctctctctcgctctctctccttcctctctctctctctctctcccccctctctctctcaccccctactctctctctctctctccctctccctctctctctgtctctctctctctctatctctctatatccccccctctctccctctctctctctctcgctctctctctctctctctctctctctctctctctctctctctctctctctctctcacctgtctgtagGGGCGTAGGCTGTATCTTCTATGAGATGGCGACAGGTCGACCTTTGTTTCCTGGTTCcacggtggaggaggagcttcacTTCATCTTCAAACTACTCGGTAAGAACCAATCAGCATCTGGCTTTGTTTACTGGTCCTGTTTAAAATGAGTGAGTGAACAGagaacatttttgtgtgtgtgtacaggtacACCCACAGAGCAAATCTGGTCTGGGATCAGTTCTAAAGACGAGTTTGTGACGTTCAAGTTTCCTCAATACAGAGCAGAAAGACTAAGTGACCACACCCCCAGGtacactacacaacacaactacacaacacagCTACACTGACGACCCTCTGACCCCAGTTACACTCGGCTTGATCCGATCCCACTCAGGTGCGTTTGAATAGTGCACCGGGCGGGGACCTTCCTACCGGAGTGAAATGATCACGATTCTctaaatgataaagaaagtaGCTTCAATGTTTGTTTAGCGTAAGTGGAGCCTGAATTTCTCTGAACCCtggttctcctggttctcctggttctcctggttctcctggttctcctggttctcctggttctcctttcctaactccttacGTCTTCTCCCTCGTATCTTGTGtatgtgtaaataataaaacataaaaatagtCATTCAAGAAAAATAAtctctcggtgtgtgtgtttgtgtgtgtgtttgtgtgtgtgtgtgttattcaggCTCAGCAGTGAAGGAGTGGAGCTGTTGTCAAAATTCCTGCAGGTCAGTGAATGTGTCACAGATGAGACGTGACATCATCATAatgaataataacattaaaGTTATATTGTCATTAATATTTCTGAATTGTTAGTTTGAAGGGAAGAAGAGGATTTCTGCTGAAGACGCCATGAGTCATCAATACTTCAGTAACCTTGGAAACAGAGTGACCAAGCTTCCTGACAGTAAGTTTcatcatgacctttgaccctgagttctgtgatgtcacttcagatgatgtcatcatgaggTCCCTGTCATTTCAGCAATGTCGATTTTCAATTTGACTGAGATTCACCtggaaaaagagacaaagaaaacgACGACAACACACCCACCggacacaggtaacacacacacacatacacacacttgacacaggtaacacacacacacaacggacACAGgtaacacatatacacacacacacacacacacacacacacacacacacacacctgatacaCAGAGCTGATGATCAGGTGATGACCTCATCTGGAGCTTTTGAGCTGATCACAAAGTTTCTCATCTTCTGAGGCTGAAGGTCATGTGACCGACTGAAAGCTCCAGAGCTCCTGCTCACTGACCCTCAGATGAGATGAAGTGTCAATTAAAGACAAAGACAATTATTAAATGTGTTGGagtaaaaataaagtttctttCTATCCAGCAAACAGTCCGACCAGGAGGCGGAGTCTTCTCCTCTGACATCATAATGGGCAGAGTGTTTGGTTATGACATCATCTGGGGCTTGGATTTCTCAATGGACAAACAAAGGGAAACTGgcagaacaggaagtgatggatTTTTTTGgtgcaggaaacaggaagtgaaacaaaagaacacaacaaacaattgtttttctagagaagaagaagaagaagctgtcaatcacaactctcctctgaccaatcagaacagGGCTTCAGTTCTGAATATGAACAGGTGAGGATGTAATAACTGAAAAGATGATGGAGTGAATTCTGTCTTCCATCGTCACTGATTTAAAACCACCtttatgatgacatcatcatctcgttaatgatgacatcacactcTACAGCTGCTTGGTTTTGTTTTCAAGTGACAGAAACGCATCACAACACCAATGATCAACACAGATCAACAGATTAAATTAGAACCTGAAttgaaacattatttttgtaaatCTGTTTCTCATCAGTTTCACTGACACCTGGCGTCCAGGTGTCAGTGGGAGGAGCCTATTCACTGTCCATCACTTACAGGTCATTTAGCTATTTCTGTCTgaattttgttttcttgaaaAGTTTTAATTTTTCAGTTAGAAGCttaaattaagttgtttttaaagttaCTGTTGTGAACTTTTCAAAATGTGAATGAATATTagcaa
This genomic window contains:
- the abt1 gene encoding activator of basal transcription 1; this translates as MEKREEEERKTTDAQEEEEEEEGKMTTAQEEEEEGEEEEGKMTTAQEEEEEEEEDEGEEEEEKMTTEEEEEEGKMTTAQGAEDEEEEEEEGGGPAVEDAAVMKKKMKFKDSKFVPGIVYIGHIPPKLRPKHLRNMLSVHGEIGRVFLQPEDLQVRRRKKKSGLRRCDFTEGWVEFRDKRMAKRVAASLHNTQMGNRKRHRFSADLWSIKYLHRFQWTHLSEQLAYQRIVQQQRLRTEVSQAKKETNFYLNNVEMSSNLDKDRKKRRRDGGQAEDKTWDFTQRQTEEEIQMKKNKKKDSISQKHLDKARSIQQKSQSNVSLLTKIFNSNQSK
- the cdk16 gene encoding cyclin-dependent kinase 16, which translates into the protein MERMRKIKRQLSLTLRRGGAAGGERTLSDTINQEVTSHSDSEVCLRSSSAVLKVRGSASSSSSVQSLLQSYSSSLRKPRGLGRSLSSYLNHTNRLEIVHEDMKMSSDGESDAASSDDVKTSPVPVRLRTKKISTEDINKRLSLPADIRLPDDYLEKFNVIGPALFEQPISRRLRRVSLSEIGFGKLETYIKLDKLGEGTYASVYKGRSKLTDNLVALKEIRLEHEEGAPCTAIREVSLLKDLKHANIVTLHDIIHTQKSLTLVFEYLDKDLKQYLDDCGNMIHAHNFKLFLFQLLRGLSYCHKRKVLHRDLKPQNLLINERGELKLADFGLARAKSIPTKTYSNEVVTLWYRPPDILLGSTDYSTHIDMWGVGCIFYEMATGRPLFPGSTVEEELHFIFKLLGTPTEQIWSGISSKDEFVTFKFPQYRAERLSDHTPRLSSEGVELLSKFLQFEGKKRISAEDAMSHQYFSNLGNRVTKLPDTMSIFNLTEIHLEKETKKTTTTHPPDTANSPTRRRSLLL